One genomic region from Trichomycterus rosablanca isolate fTriRos1 unplaced genomic scaffold, fTriRos1.hap1 scaffold_139, whole genome shotgun sequence encodes:
- the LOC134305459 gene encoding ATP-sensitive inward rectifier potassium channel 1-like — MLKFIRKPIQDHLTERRIRKRRLVTKDGHCNIEYDNVTYQNYLVYLKDFWTTFVEFPWRFVILFFITAFTGSWFIFGLLWYSIAKSNGDLDVGGTPNGHLKCVENINSLTSAFLYSLETQTTIGYGGRALTGNCAKTVVLLIIQSLMGTIINCFMCGLILAKLSLPKKRAKTVTFSDTAVISLKNEKLCLQIRVANLRKTLLIRSHIYGKFVRTSIPPDGEPVILDQVNVEFQVDAGKDNLFFVSPLTLYHVIDSSSPFSEMAADTLQKQDFELVVFLDGMAESTSSSCQVRTSFIPREIQWGYSFLPVISRTRGGKYFVDFSNVSKTVAVSTPHCFSCFKDPVLHKHAQHGIDNPGFEVITIKDFGDKDNYCCLSSSVQDNQHF; from the coding sequence ATGTTGAAGTTCATCCGGAAGCCGATTCAGGATCACTTAACAGAACGAAGGATTCGCAAGAGGCGGCTCGTGACCAAAGACGGCCACTGCAACATAGAATATGACAATGTTACGTATCAGAACTATTTAGTGTACCTGAAAGACTTTTGGACCACCTTTGTTGAATTTCCATGGCGGTTTGTTATACTTTTTTTCATCACTGCTTTTACGGGAAGCTGGTTCATCTTTGGCCTGCTGTGGTACTCGATTGCCAAAAGCAATGGAGACCTTGACGTTGGGGGTACTCCTAATGGCCATTTAAAGTGCGTAGAAAATATCAACAGTCTCACAAGCGCCTTTCTTTACTCTTTAGAAACGCAAACAACAATTGGATATGGTGGACGAGCCTTAACAGGGAACTGTGCCAAAACAGTAGTCCTTCTCATCATCCAATCTCTAATGGGTACCATCATAAACTGCTTCATGTGTGGCCTGATTTTGGCCAAATTGTCCCTCCCTAAAAAGCGAGCAAAGACTGTTACCTTTAGCGACACTGCAGTGATCAGTTTGAAAAATGAAAAGCTCTGCCTGCAGATCCGGGTTGCCAACCTCCGGAAGACGCTGCTTATCAGGAGCCATATTTATGGCAAGTTCGTGAGGACTAGCATCCCTCCCGACGGAGAGCCCGTCATCCTGGACCAAGTAAATGTTGAATTCCAAGTAGATGCAGGCAAGGACAACCTCTTCTTTGTCAGTCCCCTCACTCTCTACCATGTGATTGACAGTTCAAGCCCCTTTTCGGAGATGGCTGCCGACACACTGCAGAAGCAGGACTTTGAGCTGGTGGTCTTCCTGGATGGCATGGCTGAGTCCACCAGCTCGTCTTGCCAGGTCCGCACCTCCTTCATCCCGCGTGAGATCCAGTGGGGATACAGCTTCCTGCCGGTTATTTCGCGAACCAGGGGTGGCAAATACTTTGTTGATTTCTCCAACGTTTCGAAGACTGTTGCAGTGAGCACACCACACTGTTTTAGTTGCTTTAAAGATCCTGTACTTCACAAGCATGCCCAGCATGGCATTGACAATCCAGGATTTGAGGTGATTACCATTAAAGATTTTGGGGACAAAGATAATTATTGCTGCCTTAGCAGCTCAGTGCAGGACAACCAACacttttaa